Within the Pseudovibrio sp. Tun.PSC04-5.I4 genome, the region TGTCCGTTCCAGCGCAAACTCTGTTTCGATGTCAATGTCTCGTACAGAGCACCCCGGGGGAAAGGACCCAGAAAGCGCACTGACGGCATGATCGCAGCCAGTAAGATCCGCCACTCCCAAGTGATGAGCGGCCTGAAGCCAGACTCCATCACCACAGCCAACATCAATGAGAGAGGTAGGGCACAACAGAGGTAAGACAATCTTTAATATCCTGTCCGCCGAAACGGAAGCTCCTTCTCTGATGTTTGAATAGAATGTCTCGTCGTACGATGCGAAAATTGCAGTTTTCATGACGACTTCCCTTTGGTTGTTTTTTGATCCTCCGACAGTTCACAAAGCGCCTCCGGAAGATTCTGTGCGACTGCCCAAGTACGGGCTGCTTGCATCAGATCTTGGTTTTCCTGCATGAAAAAGCAGGTCCATAGGTAATTAAGGTAGCCGAACAGCAGCAGGTCCTCTGTGGTCAGAGCTGGGTCGTAGGCACGTATTACCTCTCTGATCTGAGATTGTGGGATAGCATTGACAAAGAGGAACTGCGCCAAGTCTATCAGTGGGTGGTCGATCCGAGCATCTTCCCAATCGATCAGTCGCAGTGTTCCGTCAAGTCGTACCATGTTGCCAAACTGTACATCACCGTGTATCAAGCACCCCTTCATCCTAGCGATGGTGCTGCGATTGAAGCTCTCGCAAGACATTTTGAACGTTTTCAGTACTGCTTCTCTGGTTTGCTTCGGCAGCATAGTGACTCTTCGCGCGAACAACGAGTCCCAAGCCGACAGCGGACAATAACGTCCGTCGACGAGAAAGGGATTCACTAGGATTTTTGGTGGATTCGTTACTTCTACAGAATGTAATCCCTTGAGCAGCTTTATCGCGGCAGCGCAGCTGTCCGGGGTGCTAATGGCTGGTTCCCCCCTTGGGTAGATCATTATGACCGCCCGTTCGAGGATCGTCGTTGACGCGGGCGGAATCGCCAATTCGTCTGTTCGGCCCCCTAACATGTCCAGAGCTGCGACTGTCAGCGCGCGCTTAGCGCAATCCTGCGGGCTAATTGATATTATCGCGTCAGAAAAACCGGCCATCAGCGCCCCGTGTTTATCAAGCCGCCAGACCTTAAGGCTGGCGTCGGGTCGTGCGGTCTGGTTCATAGCGTCGATAGAGGTACGGATGTTCATTGCAATTCTAGTTCCTGGTTTTTATGCTCTTGGCTCAAGAACTCATTATGATATTTTAAGTAAGACTTGCGTAGCATCTCATCCTTGTCGGCGCGCGACTGCGCCCCGTCCACGACGTCAATGTGAAGGTTCCGACAATCTTTCAAGGGGACGAGTTTGGCACCTGTCAGTCCCATTAGCTTCGCTACCAAGGTAGTCTCTTCGTAACCATACTGATCAAAGGATTCATCGAACCCACCTACAGATCGTGCCTCGCCTGTGGGTACCATGAAGAAGCCTCCGAGACACATCTCGGGCAACATCCAGGGTCCGAACCATCCTTCTCGTGGCCATGCGTTTAGGTCATTTGTGTCACGGAATATCTCGAACCGACGACCGACAAAAGCTGCATCTTCGGAGCAGCAAGTATACGCTTCCTTAAAGTCACATAGGATACGAAAGTCGAGCGCTCCAGTGCTCCCCTTCAAATCCGTGCGGGTCAGACGTTTGGCCTCGTTCGCCGAGACCTTGAACGTCTCAAATAGTCCAAAAGTAATGGCAGTGCTCCCTGCGGTTAGCATTTGGTGATGGATGGCGACATGGCGGAAAATTGCAGCAGGGTCTACCCAAACGTCTGCATCAACGAAGGCTGTTAGCGCACAGAGAGAGCCAAACAGACCAGTATTACGCGCAGCTGCGCGGCCTTTGTTAACGAAATGATGTTTCGTCTCGATCTGGATCTGCGGCTCGTTCGGTATCCCACTTAGATCGGGCATAGCACAGCCATCGACCACTACGCATATGGAGGCATGGTGTATGACTCCTTGTTTTAGCGCGTAGGCACATGCGAGTTGGAGACAAAGCACGGTTTCACGGATCGTCTGGTCGGCGCGATAGAAGGGCACTACGCAGTTTAAGGTGAGTAGGCTTGATAGCAAAACTGACGGCTTTGCCCTGAAACACTTACTATATGTGTTTTGATGTGCGATTAGACGCTCTTGTAACGTCATGTGAGTCTCCACGTAGTTGAGTTTCCCGCCTATATCACTCCGTTTTTGGCTTGGCCGGCAAGCGGCCGGTGACAAGCCAGCGCACCCCTGCACCTAGAGTAATCATACCCGCATAGCTGTGTGCAATAATCTGCGGTAGGCAACCCGCAGCAATGGTGATTATCGCACCGGGAGACATCCGTAACGGAGGTATGTATTTATCAACGCGCGAAGCGCGGAGAACCATCAGCGGCGCAGAAAGGCAGAAGGCTGCAATGGCTGCCAAGGCCATAAACATTTCTGCTGATGGCCCAACCATAACGGTGGTGCTAAACAGGAGTGCTACAGTCGGACCTGCCGCCAGCCATCGCCAAGCACTAAGCCAGCCTTGAAGTGCGATTACCGTAGCGCGGAATCTATGCGTTCGCCGCGCGCGCAGGTGTTGCAGCCAGTAATATGGGTACAACATCGGTCCCCAGAACCAGATCTTTTTTTGCCGAAACGCAGCGCGATAGGTCGATGGAGCATCGGCGTTCTCGAGATAGGGAATGGGCGAAATATTCTTACCCATTGCCCGCAAGCGGAAACCAAAATTTAAGTCCTCAGTGAGAGTATCTTCGGGCAACCCACCCAACGTTTCGTAGAGCTCAGCCCGAATAAACAAACCGTGACCTACACAATGCGCATTGTAAAACCGCTTTTGAAATTGGAACCCATGAGATTGGTTGAGCAACCGAGGAATTTCATGGCTAAGTGTCCAGAAGCTTTGGTAAAGCGCGTTTGCCTTGGCCAAAATACCATTTAAATCATTGAAGTTTCTTATAAATAGTGCAGATTGTTGAAAGACATCAAATGTATTTTGATTGATAATCTGAGAGTAAACCCAGCGCATTGTCGCCGGGTGAGGGCGAGAATCAGCGTTGTATATTGCGATGTAATCGTCGTCGCCTATCATCCTTGTGCGTCGCATCTCTGTAAAGGCAAAATTAATCTGATGCGCCATTGATCCATTCTGGCGCGGATCATGGACCAAGTGTAGACCTTGCTGCGGATTATGACTAATCATTTCCTGCACAAGGTCATACGTTGACTGACCGGAACCAGGTTTGTAGGGCTCTCTTGCAGTGGTGCAGATGACTATTTTAAGCGAGTGTAGTGATCTCATGTTATTGAGAAAATACGTTATCGTCCCCGGCAAGCGATCACGCTCCAACAATGCCGGGATCACGACAACAATCTTCTTGCCGCATGTAGAACCGTTGGTAGGCGTGCTATCTGATGTATTCTTCGCTGTGGACTGAAGATAAGAGATAGAACGCCATGCACGCAATATATTAATCACGACCACAGTGGATAATAAAATAGTGAGTGTAAAGATCAGTGTGCTCAAGATAGTAATCCCGCAGTGCACAGAGCCTGATTGAACTCAGGGTCTTCCTGCAACCAGATTCTCTGACTTTGTAAATACGTGGGATGAAATGGCATATAGAGAATATTCCAGACGATATTGAGCCGAATGAAAGCGATAAGTTCGGTCAGAGGGGTTGAGGGTATGTAAGCGCTTAGGAAGGTATGAGCCTGACTGGGGCTAAGCGCGGAACTAATGATGAACTGCGAGAGATCCACAAATGGGTGATCAATACGTGCGCTACTCCAGTCGATCAGTCGCAACCGACCATCGAACAACAGCATGTTTCGGTCATGCAGCCCACCATGAACCAAGCAAATTGGGTCTTCTCGTACAGATTCAGCAAAATTCAGAGACTCGAAAAGTCGCTCAGAAACCTTTAGTCCGCGTAGATTAGATATTAGCGGCGCGCAAAGCGCATCCCATATTCGTCGCGGGCAGTAGCGCGATGTGGAGAGTAAATCGTTCTTAAAACCCTCTATATCTAGCTCAGCTACAGGGGCGGTATGCAATATTGATAACAACTGACCAAGTGCGTGAAGATGATCGTTGATCGTCTTATCAATCAGCCTGCCTTCGCGCTCCACTAGAACTAGGCCATCATCGTATTCAACACAACCAAGCGGCTCTTCGATAAGTGCTTGGAACACCGTTCGTGGGAGACACCGGCACAGCGCTTCGCGTTTTATATATGCCGGATCGTAACCCTTGATACAGTGTACTGCTACACCTTGAAAAACGAATGCGTTATGCCCCTGCTGCCGCAGTCGAAAAATTTCCACCACCACTAGCCGTATTCCTTTACTCTTTCTCCGTTATTATTGCACCACTAGCCGTAGCGTTTTCGGAGGCTTAGGTGAGGGAGAGAAGGGAGTTGCTTCCCTTCTCTAATTTGGAACACTTGTATCAATTAGGGTAATTACCGCCGCCCGTACTGCCGCCCGAAATCATGCTGTTTACATGAAGTTTGGCGCCGTTTACGACTATGACTTTTGGTCCCTTAATAGTATTCATAGATGGAATACCACCTTTTGGTGTTAATGTAGGCATTCTTCTTCTCCTAATTGTATATTGATGGAAGTATACAATAATAACTGTATGGTAATTATATTTTTTATGTAAAGTGAAAATAATTCGTCTATTATTATAGATGGCAATCAATACAGTATAATTAAAATTATACTCAATACATAAAACACTGCAAATATAACAATGCATTTCGATTTGTATACTAAGGTTGTTATGTTTTCGATGATAGAATTGTAGCAATACATCGAGGTTGTTGCACGAATATGCTTCATGCGTTAGCCGTGAGGCGACACCCAAGTGGTCCGGCACAAATCCTATTGGCTCTTATTGCTCGTTAGCCCCCGGTTGTTCAGGATCTTCTTACGGATAAGTAGCTGTTTCAGATAGAATTGTTGTTGCTCCCGACGTGTTGTTCAAAATGCACTGACTGGGGGAGCTATAGAAAGAGTATCCAAAAATAAAAAGTGCTTTTTCAGTCATATCGTGCACTCAGCAAGCTAGTTAAAAATGTCAATTAACCACCGTTATTGTACATGTCCATAACGGCCAAGGGTGCATTGAAAATACTGGGTTTTTGAACCTGTTTTTTGCGAATGTACAAAAGTAATTCAATTATTTTATTTTTGTACATCGACTTGTGTACATGCTGAAACCATAATATAATTAGCAAACACAGTGGGTTAGTTTTAAATTCCTATTGTCGCATCTTATCAATATTTATGTTTTTGGACAAACAGGCTGCAAAAATGATTTTTGGCTATGTTCGTGTCTCTACCGAAGAGCAGAATCTAAGAATGCAAGAGCAAGCTTTGCAGGAGGCTGGCTGCGAAGAAATTCTAGCTGACAGAGGGGTGAGGGGCAATGCTGTTGTCAAACCTCAGCTCGCGCGCCTTCTCGATAAAGCACGAGACGGGGATACCATTGTCGTTTGGCGGCTGGACCGTCTTTCCCGATCCCTGCAAGACCTCCTTGCTTTGATGGAGGATCTGGAGCAGCGTGGTTTGCATCTACACTCCATTAAGGAACAGGTTGATACGAATAGCCCAGGCGGAATGCTCTACTTTCATATGGTGGGAGCATTTGCGCAATTTGAGCGTGACGTAATTCGCGAGCGTACTCGGTCAGGCTTGGAGAGTGCCAAGCTTGCGGGTGTGAAGCTTGGCAGGCCGCAAAAGCTAACCGACGAGCAGTGGCAGGCTTTAAGGCCACACATAACACTTCATCCAGATAACAACGGGAAGTGGCAAGGCATCGCGAAAGCAGCAACGCTAGCTGGGGTCAGCAGATCTTCAATCTACCATCGCCTGCAATTGGAAGCGCAATCACTCAGTGATGACTAATGTGGGTTGCCATCAATGTAGAAGGTAGCTCAGTGACCATACCGGACATTCGACCTGATATAGAACTTCCCCAAGCAGAACGAGCTTTCAACTTTAGGTCGATCTCATTCTGCTTGCTGCTGAGGGCGGAAAGCTAACCTTTACAATGGTTGTAAGACGACAAGCAACCTCCCGCAATCGAACACTCATAGCATCAACAACTCAACGCACTACAAGCTGTTTGAATACACGGTTACCTACGCTTAGTACGAACAAGGCGTGCTTTTGATATTATTGCTGAAAGACTAACCACAAGATCAATACTGCCTGTATCATCAATGCATTGTTTAATGACACGCCCAATCGTTGCGTCATCGAAACCGGAAGTGATTACAATGTCGGTTGCTTTGTCTAGGCCCGGGAAACGCTCAATTATCGCTCTCTGTGAGTAATGATTTTCACTGCGTTGCTTACTGTCGGACTCTCGGTGTTTAACAAATTCAAAACTGTTTTGCTCAATCCTGCGCTTAGCGTGACCACTAGCTGATTTTGACAATAGCGGTTCACGGGGCATTTGATTTTCATTTACAGATGAGTAAATTTTCGCACGCCTCTTTGCTAGCACACTTTGCCCAAAGGGTAGATAAAACCATTGCCAAACCGAGCTTCCAGAAGGATATTCTTTTCCATGAACCTCCAACTCACCAATACCGGTAAGTGCGAGCACATCTTTCCACAGAACAACAGCATCTGATTGGTTTGCTGGTGGTTCCCACTCAGAAACATCTGGGTAAGAAAAACTTATTGCATCCGCTCCTCGCGCGATATCAGCCATCCGATGGGCTTCCGATTTAAGATAACCGAGGTCTTGAATTTTCCAAGTCGGTTCATGCTTTGTCAAAGCACCCAGAAGTGCTCCAGCCATCGTTGCAATTGTATCGGTATCGCTTTCCAACTCGTTTGCAGACTGGACAAGCGCATCCGTGATATTTTCTGGGGTGTGCAACAGTGAGAGCACTTGAGCTGCTAGTGCCGTTTTGAACCCAGATCCCCTAAATTTGTCAGTTAGGCACCCTAGATGACTTAGTAGTTCGTGGTAGTTTGGCGAAGAAGGCGTATTGAAAAACATCTCTACCAGCGAGATGTCATGAAACGCTTCTTCTTGAAACTTCTGAATAGCTTCTTCAAAGCTCTGATGGGATTCTCGTTCCCATGATGGCCTCCAGATAGAACCAAGCTCGTTATCTCTGTCGATAATACCGGGCAATTTATCCATGTAGGCAATGAATTGCTTTGCTTCTAAAATTGATGGAATCTCACGATTGACCATTGTTCCCCAAAGGCACAAAGCGTGAAAAACAGCGCCGCAGAAACCATGAGGATGCCCATGTGTAACAATCGAGTCACGCATGACACGAAGGATCATTTCATCAAGAGTACCTTTTGCGCTCCAAACATGAGGCTGAACCCGCATGGCTGCACCGTTGCCGCCAGCCATGGTATATCTTTGGCGATCAGTAGCAAAGAAATTTGAAAACCAATTTACGCCTCGCTTAGACAGGTTGGCTGCTGCTGCTTTGGAACCAACGCCAGCACCCAAGCAGTACCCTTGCCAAGCAGTCATTTCAATTTTTGCGAAAGCTTCCACGTCAAAAACGCCATTGCCGCGAATAGCTCGGGAAACACAAAGCCTGAGCTGGGTGTCATCTGAATAGGTGCCCGCCGGCAAATCGACCTTAACACCATTTCGTCCTCCTATTAGCCGCAGCCAAGCGATTGGCTCAGAGACGGTCGCTTGGCCTGTTCTATGTTTCACGCCACCTGGGCCTCTAGAAAGTTCAGTCATCCAACCAATCGCATCGCCTGCTGCCGCCCAGAGGGCAGAATTAGTCACCGCGCGCTCGTAGTCAGGCTGACTGTGCAAGGTAACTGGAGCATTTTCGATATGATCTCTCAATTTCCCTGCCCTCCAAACTTCTCAGGTTTGACAAACACTTCAACACCACTGTAGTTGAAATCTCGTAGCAATCCTACCGCCTTATCATGGTGATCATCTTCCTCGACATATACCGCTCTCAAGTGATCTAGACTAAGTCTTTTTGGGTATAAGACTTCTGCCTGTTCACAGGTCGGCAAGTGCGCTCGTCTTGTGCCACGAGAGACACTCCAAGGTCCATTGTATCCTTTGGTTTTTCTATTTACCCTGGGTGCAAACAGTGCTTCAAATCCTACGACATTTTGTCCTCGCTGACAGCAGTCATAGCTATTATTTGTTGTTGCGAACCATACCCCCTCGTGCGTCATCACCTGTGGGTCAAAGGAAAGGATACACCACCAATCCGCATCATCTTTATGCCAGCTTTTGGAAACGTCCAAAAATCTACTGTTGATCTCAGAAATTGAAAGATTAACAAACCTGATCCAGTCTTCCGTTTTATCAAAGTAGATAGACTGCTCTGGGCGCTCAGAGGAGTTGAACTTAAGAACGTGTCGGAGCAAATCACTTTCTACCAAAAGTGGGCGAGAAAGCAGATCTTGACTAGCTAGCGCACCCGTTAACCCGCGGTTGGTCGAAAAATGCAAAATCTCCAAAATGTTTCTTTGGTCGATAATCGCTTCTAAACTCAAAGCGCCACACCTTTGTACGTACTCGCCACGAAAAAGTCAGTTAACCTCGACTCTTCCCCAGGTTTAAATCCGACGATTACCTGCTTTCTTGCACGCGCAACAGCAACCGCCAGAAGGCGACGAAGGACTTGAATCTGATCCGTCATCTCCTCATCGCCAAAATGCGTATTTTGTTGATTGAAACCGAGAATGATCACATGGTCGTACTCAAGCCCTTTTGCGGAGTGAAATGTCGAAATCGCGACATTGTCGCTGCCTTCAGGCCAGTCAGGGTTCTGTTGCATATTGACAAAGCCAATGCCCGCAGAGTTGAGTTCGTTTTTGATTGTCTTGAACCACTCACCTCCCTCGGGCTTCAAGAATGCAACCGTTTCATTTGCAAGGTCAACATTTGAATGAATGTAATCAATCGCCCAAGCAATCTGCATGGAGTACTTGCCCGAAATCACCTGGGGAAGCGGCCCAGTTGTTTTAGCCGCATTTAGGTCAGGTAAAACACCGTCGGTATCCACAGAAATGCCTTGCAAGATACCAGATGCAAAAGCAGCGATTTCCTTCGTGTTTCGATGGTTTTCATGCAGGCGATGAGACCGATTGCCTGTAACATCAATGCCTGCCTCAACCCAGGTAAAGCCTCGCGCATATATTCGTTGTGCGGTGTCGATCACAAACGTTGCAGAATGATCATCGGCCAAATGATGCTTAATTGCTCTAATTTGATTTGCAGAAAAATCTTGACTCTCGTCAACAATGGCAATGTCATATCCAAGGCAGGACACCTCATGGCGCATCTTTATGGCCAGCAGGTTCCAGTCCACCAATTTTTCATCATCAAGATACTGCAAATATGGGTAAACAACCTCGTCGAGAATTTTACGTCTGAGGCCTGCTCCAACACGTGGCTTTACACCACGACCACTGCGCTCCGTGTTTATGTATTTTTCAAGATTATCCGGTTCGAATCTACCAAGAAGATATTCAGCTTCTTGATCAACGTAAGATGCATCTAGGCCACTAAATCCACTTGCCAGTTGTTTAAGCGTAGTACGACAATTTGCTGAAATCTTTGTAACACCAGTATTGTTCATCGCCCACTTTGCAAAGGTGCAAATTTCAATATGGTGACTTTGGTCGATCACTTGAAATTCAGCTAAATCCCGAACATATCCAGCCAACGTTCTGTTAAAGGTGAGCAAAAGAACTCGGACGGGGCTATCATCTTCGACACGATCTTTCCTTGCTCGCAGCATGTTGGCCAACGAAGTCAATCTGAGCAATGCAGTTGTGGTTTTACCACTTCCCGCAGAGCCCCGTATTAGTTCTGCGCCGGACTGGTTTGCGCTAAATAATTTTAGCTGTTCCGATGAAGCCGTAATGCGCCCCAAGTGTTTCATAATCTACCTATGTATATATCGACCTCCCGCAGCTTGCACACTTCATTGCTAAAAGCGAATATATAATTATATTCACTCATGAAAATTTTACGCCTAATATATTGTTGCAGATCAATCGAATGTCATTCCAATCCTGTGTAATGCGTTAACGTCTGTGATGACAGGCAGAAATGCAACATAAAGCAGAGTTGTCTCGAATAGCGGGTTAGGGCGCTCAAGTATTCACAAAGAAATTATTTGGGTATCTGCAAAGGCTACGCCCAAAAAAAAGCGAATTGTCTCAACCCTTGATGGAACCACCTGAGTGGCTGCTTGTGGCCCAATATAACTCGATGCCGATATATTTCTTTCCATTTTTTGCACCGCAGCGAACGGCAGTAAAGTCCGCATTGCAGACCTCTAGCCGTCGCAAAACTGATCGTTTGTGCAACATGGGGTCGGTTCCGGTATGGGGCAGAATGACACCCTAAGGGTTTTTGCTATGCGCTTCATGGTATTCAGGACGGTATTTTTGTTGATACCGAGATCGCGAGCGATCCAGCGGTAGCTGC harbors:
- a CDS encoding phosphotransferase; protein product: MNIRTSIDAMNQTARPDASLKVWRLDKHGALMAGFSDAIISISPQDCAKRALTVAALDMLGGRTDELAIPPASTTILERAVIMIYPRGEPAISTPDSCAAAIKLLKGLHSVEVTNPPKILVNPFLVDGRYCPLSAWDSLFARRVTMLPKQTREAVLKTFKMSCESFNRSTIARMKGCLIHGDVQFGNMVRLDGTLRLIDWEDARIDHPLIDLAQFLFVNAIPQSQIREVIRAYDPALTTEDLLLFGYLNYLWTCFFMQENQDLMQAARTWAVAQNLPEALCELSEDQKTTKGKSS
- a CDS encoding glycosyltransferase is translated as MTLQERLIAHQNTYSKCFRAKPSVLLSSLLTLNCVVPFYRADQTIRETVLCLQLACAYALKQGVIHHASICVVVDGCAMPDLSGIPNEPQIQIETKHHFVNKGRAAARNTGLFGSLCALTAFVDADVWVDPAAIFRHVAIHHQMLTAGSTAITFGLFETFKVSANEAKRLTRTDLKGSTGALDFRILCDFKEAYTCCSEDAAFVGRRFEIFRDTNDLNAWPREGWFGPWMLPEMCLGGFFMVPTGEARSVGGFDESFDQYGYEETTLVAKLMGLTGAKLVPLKDCRNLHIDVVDGAQSRADKDEMLRKSYLKYHNEFLSQEHKNQELELQ
- a CDS encoding glycosyltransferase family 2 protein, encoding MSTLIFTLTILLSTVVVINILRAWRSISYLQSTAKNTSDSTPTNGSTCGKKIVVVIPALLERDRLPGTITYFLNNMRSLHSLKIVICTTAREPYKPGSGQSTYDLVQEMISHNPQQGLHLVHDPRQNGSMAHQINFAFTEMRRTRMIGDDDYIAIYNADSRPHPATMRWVYSQIINQNTFDVFQQSALFIRNFNDLNGILAKANALYQSFWTLSHEIPRLLNQSHGFQFQKRFYNAHCVGHGLFIRAELYETLGGLPEDTLTEDLNFGFRLRAMGKNISPIPYLENADAPSTYRAAFRQKKIWFWGPMLYPYYWLQHLRARRTHRFRATVIALQGWLSAWRWLAAGPTVALLFSTTVMVGPSAEMFMALAAIAAFCLSAPLMVLRASRVDKYIPPLRMSPGAIITIAAGCLPQIIAHSYAGMITLGAGVRWLVTGRLPAKPKTE
- a CDS encoding phosphotransferase, whose product is MVVEIFRLRQQGHNAFVFQGVAVHCIKGYDPAYIKREALCRCLPRTVFQALIEEPLGCVEYDDGLVLVEREGRLIDKTINDHLHALGQLLSILHTAPVAELDIEGFKNDLLSTSRYCPRRIWDALCAPLISNLRGLKVSERLFESLNFAESVREDPICLVHGGLHDRNMLLFDGRLRLIDWSSARIDHPFVDLSQFIISSALSPSQAHTFLSAYIPSTPLTELIAFIRLNIVWNILYMPFHPTYLQSQRIWLQEDPEFNQALCTAGLLS
- a CDS encoding recombinase family protein; the protein is MIFGYVRVSTEEQNLRMQEQALQEAGCEEILADRGVRGNAVVKPQLARLLDKARDGDTIVVWRLDRLSRSLQDLLALMEDLEQRGLHLHSIKEQVDTNSPGGMLYFHMVGAFAQFERDVIRERTRSGLESAKLAGVKLGRPQKLTDEQWQALRPHITLHPDNNGKWQGIAKAATLAGVSRSSIYHRLQLEAQSLSDD
- a CDS encoding ADP-ribosylglycohydrolase family protein, whose product is MRDHIENAPVTLHSQPDYERAVTNSALWAAAGDAIGWMTELSRGPGGVKHRTGQATVSEPIAWLRLIGGRNGVKVDLPAGTYSDDTQLRLCVSRAIRGNGVFDVEAFAKIEMTAWQGYCLGAGVGSKAAAANLSKRGVNWFSNFFATDRQRYTMAGGNGAAMRVQPHVWSAKGTLDEMILRVMRDSIVTHGHPHGFCGAVFHALCLWGTMVNREIPSILEAKQFIAYMDKLPGIIDRDNELGSIWRPSWERESHQSFEEAIQKFQEEAFHDISLVEMFFNTPSSPNYHELLSHLGCLTDKFRGSGFKTALAAQVLSLLHTPENITDALVQSANELESDTDTIATMAGALLGALTKHEPTWKIQDLGYLKSEAHRMADIARGADAISFSYPDVSEWEPPANQSDAVVLWKDVLALTGIGELEVHGKEYPSGSSVWQWFYLPFGQSVLAKRRAKIYSSVNENQMPREPLLSKSASGHAKRRIEQNSFEFVKHRESDSKQRSENHYSQRAIIERFPGLDKATDIVITSGFDDATIGRVIKQCIDDTGSIDLVVSLSAIISKARLVRTKRR
- a CDS encoding DarT ssDNA thymidine ADP-ribosyltransferase family protein, whose protein sequence is MSLEAIIDQRNILEILHFSTNRGLTGALASQDLLSRPLLVESDLLRHVLKFNSSERPEQSIYFDKTEDWIRFVNLSISEINSRFLDVSKSWHKDDADWWCILSFDPQVMTHEGVWFATTNNSYDCCQRGQNVVGFEALFAPRVNRKTKGYNGPWSVSRGTRRAHLPTCEQAEVLYPKRLSLDHLRAVYVEEDDHHDKAVGLLRDFNYSGVEVFVKPEKFGGQGN
- a CDS encoding 3'-5' exonuclease → MKHLGRITASSEQLKLFSANQSGAELIRGSAGSGKTTTALLRLTSLANMLRARKDRVEDDSPVRVLLLTFNRTLAGYVRDLAEFQVIDQSHHIEICTFAKWAMNNTGVTKISANCRTTLKQLASGFSGLDASYVDQEAEYLLGRFEPDNLEKYINTERSGRGVKPRVGAGLRRKILDEVVYPYLQYLDDEKLVDWNLLAIKMRHEVSCLGYDIAIVDESQDFSANQIRAIKHHLADDHSATFVIDTAQRIYARGFTWVEAGIDVTGNRSHRLHENHRNTKEIAAFASGILQGISVDTDGVLPDLNAAKTTGPLPQVISGKYSMQIAWAIDYIHSNVDLANETVAFLKPEGGEWFKTIKNELNSAGIGFVNMQQNPDWPEGSDNVAISTFHSAKGLEYDHVIILGFNQQNTHFGDEEMTDQIQVLRRLLAVAVARARKQVIVGFKPGEESRLTDFFVASTYKGVAL